The Saccharomonospora glauca K62 genome has a segment encoding these proteins:
- a CDS encoding succinate dehydrogenase iron-sulfur subunit, with translation MTATVSEGSHDTSQIPAPEGSVTVTVKILRFNPEVDSEPHWESYDVPALPTDRVLNLLFNIKNYVDGTLAFRRSCAHGICGSDAMQINGVNRLACKVLVKDLLAKEGKKTTITIAPIKGLPTMKDLYVDMEPFFEAYRSVKPYLIAYGNEPTRERIQSPADRERFDDTTKCILCAACTSSCPVYWADGSYFGPAAIVNAHRFIFDSRDEGAEERLDILNDSEGVWRCRTTFNCTDACPRGIQITKAIQEVKRALLFKRV, from the coding sequence ATGACTGCCACGGTTTCCGAGGGCTCTCACGACACCTCGCAAATTCCCGCACCGGAGGGGTCGGTCACCGTCACGGTGAAAATCCTCCGGTTCAACCCGGAGGTGGACTCCGAGCCGCACTGGGAGTCCTACGACGTCCCGGCGCTGCCCACCGACCGCGTGCTGAACCTGCTGTTCAACATCAAGAACTACGTGGACGGCACGCTGGCCTTCCGCCGCTCCTGCGCGCACGGCATCTGCGGGTCCGACGCCATGCAGATCAACGGCGTGAACCGCCTGGCCTGCAAGGTGCTGGTGAAGGACCTGCTGGCCAAGGAGGGCAAGAAGACCACCATCACCATCGCCCCGATCAAGGGCCTGCCGACGATGAAGGACCTCTACGTCGACATGGAGCCCTTCTTCGAGGCGTACCGGTCGGTGAAGCCCTACCTCATCGCCTACGGCAACGAGCCGACGCGCGAGCGCATCCAGTCGCCCGCCGATCGCGAGCGCTTCGACGACACCACCAAGTGCATCCTGTGCGCGGCGTGCACGTCGTCGTGCCCGGTGTACTGGGCCGACGGGTCGTACTTCGGCCCGGCGGCAATCGTCAACGCGCACCGGTTCATCTTCGACTCGCGTGACGAGGGCGCCGAGGAGCGGCTGGACATCCTCAACGACTCCGAGGGCGTGTGGCGCTGCCGCACGACGTTCAACTGCACCGACGCGTGCCCGCGCGGCATCCAGATCACCAAGGCCATCCAGGAGGTCAAGCGCGCGCTGCTGTTCAAGCGCGTGTGA